The following coding sequences are from one Lolium rigidum isolate FL_2022 chromosome 6, APGP_CSIRO_Lrig_0.1, whole genome shotgun sequence window:
- the LOC124667636 gene encoding pterin-4-alpha-carbinolamine dehydratase 2, mitochondrial, with the protein MAGLLLHRFVRIHRRVPVTAPAAVGAAIFCASSSTSVPHLEMSTSGKETAAKVELSTKSCVPCNSKDLHAMSEDSAKKSLEQVAGWELKPEGEILKLHRTWKVKNFVKGLEFFQLVAAIAEEEGHHPDLHLVGWNNVKIDVWTHSVRGLTDNDFILAAKINELKLEGLLSKKKATTHE; encoded by the exons ATGGCGGGTCTGCTGCTGCATAGGTTCGTCAGGATCCACCGCCGTGTGCCGGTGACCGCCCCCGCCGCCGTTGGTGCCGCCATCTTCTGCGCCTCGTCGTCCACCAGCGTC CCGCATCTGGAGATGAGCACCAGTGGGAAGGAGACCGCTGCTAAAGTTG AATTATCCACAAAGAGCTGTGTCCCATGCAATTCAAAGGATTTACATGCCATGTCAGAAGATTCTGCTAAGAAGTCGCTCGAACAG GTGGCTGGTTGGGAACTGAAACCTGAAGGTGAGATTCTGAAATTACACAGAACATGGAAGGTGAAGAATTTTGTAAAAGGGCTTGAGTTCTTTCAGCTTGTTGCTGCTATTGCTGAGGAAGAAG GTCACCACCCAGATCTTCATCTTGTCGGCTGGAATAATGTGAAAATTGACGTTTGGACTCACTCAGTCA GAGGTTTGACAGATAATGACTTCATCCTTGCTGCAAAGATCAATGAACTCAAGCTAGAAGGTCTTTTGAGCAAGAAAAAAGCTACTACCCACGAGTGA
- the LOC124668359 gene encoding uncharacterized protein LOC124668359, protein MQPLIGAGCSLISPRHGTEMLAHQQESLQLLFDGVECDVCVKKTTTKISRRKENQYRAEDLSYLIFHDLNDIRPSPEVQAHVNPSVKIALKFHLCILSQKTKLHFCI, encoded by the exons ATGCAACCCTTGATTGGCGCTGGCTGCTCCTTAATTTCCCCCCG ACATGGCACTGAAATGTTGGCACATCAGCAGGAGAGCCTCCAGCTGTTGTTTGATGGAGTCGAG TGTGATGTTTGTGTCAAGAAGACCACCACCAAGATTAGTAGGCGAAAGGAGAACCAGTACAGAGCTGAAGATCTCTCCTACCTCATCTTCCATGATTTGAACGATATAAGGCCTTCACCTGAAGTTCAGGCCCATGTTAACCCATCTGTAAAAATTGCTTTGAAGTTCCACTTGTGCATCCTCTCCCAAAAAACAAAGTTGCACTTCTGTATATAG